In a genomic window of Chloroflexota bacterium:
- a CDS encoding CinA family nicotinamide mononucleotide deamidase-related protein: MIAEIVTIGTELLLGEIVDTNAAHIARQLATIGVDHYYTTTVGDNEQRIVAVLQSALARSDVVITTGGLGPTVDDVTREAVARVCGRELVFHPELLAQIESFFRKRGTTMSPNNRRQAYVPAGAIVLENPVGTAPSFIVEVDQKAIICLPGVPHEMAYLLQKHVLPYLSHKMGEGAVILCRWVHTVGIGESMIGQAIFDLMHSNNPTVGTRAHPGQTDVCITAKAKTRAEALRLLESMEQQVRARLGSVVYGVDEETLPGIVVGALRQQKLTMAIGETNTGGLVARRLLEVEGGKEVLAGVRIALDGLTLAKEMAIPAAVLSEDTVRALAGVLREHYTADLGLIICESDGETPLLYIALAAPDGVHVHQWPSRGQSDVATLWTFYYALDVVRRWLMH, encoded by the coding sequence TTGATCGCAGAAATTGTCACCATCGGCACGGAATTGCTGCTAGGCGAGATCGTGGATACGAATGCCGCCCATATTGCGCGGCAACTGGCCACCATCGGTGTGGACCATTATTACACTACGACTGTGGGTGATAACGAACAGCGCATCGTAGCGGTATTGCAGAGTGCTTTAGCCCGTTCGGATGTGGTGATCACCACTGGCGGATTGGGACCCACGGTAGATGACGTTACCCGCGAAGCAGTAGCCCGTGTATGCGGGCGAGAATTAGTTTTTCACCCCGAATTGCTTGCTCAGATCGAGTCCTTCTTTCGCAAGCGCGGCACGACGATGAGCCCTAACAACCGCAGGCAAGCCTATGTACCTGCTGGAGCCATCGTGCTCGAGAATCCAGTGGGCACAGCTCCATCATTCATCGTTGAGGTGGATCAGAAGGCAATCATCTGCCTGCCGGGCGTGCCGCATGAGATGGCGTATCTGCTGCAGAAGCATGTGTTGCCCTATCTGAGCCACAAGATGGGAGAGGGAGCTGTGATCCTGTGTCGCTGGGTGCACACGGTGGGCATTGGGGAAAGCATGATTGGCCAAGCCATCTTCGATCTGATGCACAGCAATAATCCCACAGTGGGTACACGCGCACATCCGGGTCAAACCGATGTGTGCATCACGGCTAAGGCGAAAACACGGGCCGAAGCATTGCGACTGCTCGAAAGCATGGAACAACAGGTGCGTGCGCGGCTAGGCTCAGTGGTTTATGGAGTGGATGAGGAAACACTCCCCGGTATCGTGGTCGGTGCTTTGCGTCAACAGAAACTCACCATGGCCATTGGCGAAACCAATACAGGCGGACTTGTCGCACGGCGCTTGCTGGAAGTGGAAGGCGGCAAGGAGGTACTGGCTGGCGTACGCATTGCTCTTGACGGTTTGACACTGGCTAAGGAGATGGCCATCCCAGCAGCAGTGCTTAGCGAGGATACGGTGCGCGCACTGGCAGGTGTCTTGCGCGAGCATTATACAGCGGATTTAGGGCTGATCATTTGCGAGAGCGATGGCGAGACACCCCTTTTGTATATTGCTCTGGCTGCACCAGATGGTGTGCACGTGCATCAGTGGCCATCTCGCGGCCAATCCGATGTGGCCACGCTATGGACATTCTATTATGCCTTGGATGTCGTGCGGCGCTGGTTAATGCACTAA
- a CDS encoding NTP transferase domain-containing protein, with translation MSSTQSPLYGVILAGGGGTRLWPLSRMKQPKHLLALYSDDTMLAQTCARVQPLIPNDHLMVITVAEHAQAVRDELPTIPSANFVVEPIGRGTAPCIGLMALLIHKRDPDAIMISLHADHVVEDEQGFRRALRAAVRTAEDDHLITLGIQPTYPETGYGYIERGALLGRVGDQDVYRVERFTEKPDLGIACSFVQSGRYFWNSGIFVWKVSAILREMRRLLPELYAQLMELEPVLDTPKQAEAIERIWPTVRSVSIDVGIMERASDVVVIPADFGWSDVGCWSSVASLLPADNEGNVVQGEQIVLDCKDTFVYSSGRLVAVLGLQGMIVIDAGDAVLVCPKERAQDVKKVVEELKRQGKGQYL, from the coding sequence ATGAGTAGTACTCAATCTCCTTTATATGGGGTGATTCTGGCTGGTGGGGGAGGCACACGCCTTTGGCCGCTTAGCCGTATGAAACAGCCAAAGCACCTTCTGGCGCTGTATAGCGATGACACCATGCTGGCCCAGACCTGTGCGCGTGTGCAGCCATTGATCCCCAATGATCATTTGATGGTCATTACGGTGGCTGAGCATGCACAGGCAGTGCGCGATGAATTGCCCACTATCCCCTCCGCCAACTTTGTGGTAGAGCCGATAGGACGCGGTACTGCGCCTTGCATCGGGCTGATGGCTCTGCTCATCCACAAGCGCGATCCAGATGCTATCATGATCTCTTTGCACGCCGACCACGTGGTTGAAGATGAGCAGGGATTTCGTCGAGCACTGCGAGCTGCAGTGCGAACTGCTGAGGACGACCACCTAATTACGCTGGGCATTCAGCCTACCTACCCAGAGACTGGCTATGGTTATATCGAACGTGGCGCTTTGCTTGGTCGGGTTGGGGATCAAGATGTATATCGAGTGGAGCGCTTTACTGAAAAGCCCGATCTGGGGATAGCCTGTTCCTTTGTGCAAAGCGGGCGCTATTTCTGGAATAGTGGCATATTTGTCTGGAAAGTGTCCGCAATCCTAAGGGAAATGCGCCGTTTACTGCCAGAGCTGTATGCACAGTTGATGGAATTAGAGCCAGTGCTGGATACGCCGAAGCAAGCTGAAGCAATTGAACGCATCTGGCCTACTGTTCGCAGCGTGTCCATTGACGTGGGCATCATGGAACGGGCTAGCGATGTCGTGGTGATCCCTGCTGACTTTGGCTGGAGCGACGTAGGCTGCTGGAGTTCCGTGGCTAGTCTATTGCCGGCGGATAATGAAGGGAACGTGGTGCAAGGCGAACAGATTGTGCTAGATTGCAAGGATACCTTCGTCTATAGCTCTGGCCGTCTGGTAGCGGTTCTAGGGTTGCAGGGCATGATCGTGATTGATGCTGGCGATGCTGTGCTGGTGTGCCCTAAAGAGCGCGCTCAAGACGTGAAGAAAGTGGTTGAAGAATTGAAACGCCAGGGCAAAGGGCAATACCTCTAG
- the dprA gene encoding DNA-protecting protein DprA produces the protein MRSMDTRYWVGFNIVPGIGPARLKKLLDYFGSAERAWHASALDLARAGLDRKPLQSLIAMRDKLDLDAEMHRIEDTGAHVFTLQDEGYPRLLRQINLPPPVLYVKGSYTPEDEWAVAVVGTRYAKAYGREATRYLAGELARNHITIISGLARGIDSEAHRAALEAGGRTIAVLGSGIDIIYPYENANLARDIVASGALITEYPLGTKPEKGNFPPRNRLISGLALGTLIAQAGEGSGALITAYYALEQGREVFAVPGSIFDHGCSGTNRLIQQGEAKLVMRAQDILEELNLTMVSQQAEVRAVVPENETEALVLRHLSEEPIHVDELGRATGLPIAQVTGTLALMELKGLVRQTGGMHYILAHESRHSYTVD, from the coding sequence ATGCGGAGCATGGATACCAGATATTGGGTGGGTTTCAATATCGTTCCAGGGATTGGACCAGCCCGTCTGAAGAAGCTCTTGGACTATTTCGGCAGTGCTGAGCGGGCATGGCACGCTTCTGCGCTAGATTTGGCGCGAGCAGGTCTGGATCGCAAGCCCCTCCAGAGCCTGATTGCCATGCGCGATAAACTCGACCTGGATGCAGAGATGCACCGCATTGAAGACACAGGCGCACATGTGTTCACGTTGCAGGATGAAGGGTACCCACGCCTGCTACGCCAGATCAACTTGCCGCCACCCGTGCTGTATGTTAAAGGTTCGTACACGCCAGAAGACGAATGGGCTGTGGCTGTGGTTGGCACACGTTATGCCAAGGCTTATGGTCGCGAAGCAACCCGCTATCTAGCAGGTGAACTTGCGCGAAACCACATTACGATTATCAGCGGTTTGGCGCGTGGCATTGATTCGGAAGCACATCGCGCTGCTCTGGAGGCGGGAGGCCGCACTATTGCCGTGCTGGGGTCTGGCATAGACATCATCTACCCTTATGAGAATGCCAATTTGGCACGCGATATTGTGGCCTCTGGTGCGCTTATCACGGAGTATCCACTAGGCACGAAACCAGAGAAGGGTAATTTTCCGCCACGTAATCGGCTCATCAGTGGTTTGGCGTTAGGCACATTGATTGCTCAAGCGGGTGAAGGCAGTGGCGCGTTGATCACCGCTTACTATGCATTGGAGCAGGGGCGCGAGGTCTTTGCTGTGCCTGGCAGCATCTTCGACCATGGTTGTAGTGGAACCAATCGGCTTATCCAGCAAGGTGAAGCCAAGTTGGTAATGCGTGCCCAGGACATACTGGAAGAACTGAACCTGACCATGGTCAGCCAACAGGCGGAAGTACGGGCGGTGGTGCCGGAGAACGAGACAGAAGCCCTTGTACTTCGGCATTTGTCGGAAGAGCCGATACACGTGGACGAATTGGGGCGTGCCACTGGCCTGCCCATCGCTCAGGTCACGGGTACACTAGCCTTGATGGAACTTAAAGGGCTGGTGCGACAGACTGGGGGCATGCATTACATATTAGCCCATGAGAGCCGCCATTCATATACCGTGGATTGA
- a CDS encoding KH domain-containing protein: MKELIEYIAKSLVDHPEEVRVEEIVGARSIIYELHVAPSDMGRVIGKNGRVANAIRSLLRVASTRAGKRAILEIVE; this comes from the coding sequence ATGAAGGAACTCATCGAGTACATAGCCAAATCCCTCGTTGATCATCCCGAAGAAGTACGGGTTGAGGAGATCGTTGGAGCACGTTCCATCATCTATGAGTTACATGTAGCCCCGTCTGACATGGGCCGTGTGATTGGGAAGAATGGTCGTGTGGCCAACGCTATACGTAGCCTACTGCGCGTTGCTTCCACACGGGCTGGGAAGCGAGCAATTCTGGAGATTGTCGAGTAG
- the rpsP gene encoding 30S ribosomal protein S16 produces MAVRIRLRRTGAKKQASYRIVVADARSPRDGRFIENIGYYNPRTDPPTFEIDEERARYWLSQGAQPSDAVARLLEKKGLITERKRRYSAPTATDVAAEPTAGGG; encoded by the coding sequence TTGGCAGTTAGGATTCGTCTTCGTCGTACTGGTGCAAAGAAACAAGCTAGCTACCGCATTGTTGTAGCAGATGCGCGATCTCCGCGAGATGGGCGCTTTATTGAGAATATCGGTTATTATAATCCTCGTACTGATCCGCCTACGTTCGAAATCGACGAAGAGCGCGCTCGCTACTGGCTATCACAGGGAGCGCAGCCTAGCGATGCTGTAGCACGGCTGTTGGAAAAAAAAGGCCTAATCACAGAGCGGAAACGGCGCTACAGTGCACCGACCGCGACTGATGTTGCTGCTGAGCCTACCGCGGGGGGAGGATAA
- the ffh gene encoding signal recognition particle protein, whose translation MFDNLTTRLQDIFKKLSGKGRLSEADVDAALREVRLALLEADVNFRVVKDFIARVRERAVGAEVMKSLSPAQMVIKIVHEELIATLGEPRKLDLSGPPPHVVMLAGLQGSGKTTTAAKLALKLRQSGQRLLLVAADTRRPAAITQLEILGRQLDITVHSEGDQVPPPRICVNAVARARKGAYSVVILDTGGRLHIDDEMMRELEEIVRQVSPVEVLLVADAMTGQDAVRVAEEFNRRVRLTGLILTKVDGDARGGAALSIRAVTGVPIMYLGVGEKLDALEPFQPERLASRILGMGDVLTLIERAEAAFDQEQALKMEQKLRTATFDLEDFLEQMQQVRKMGPLHQLLEMIPGFSGIKSQLPEELTEKQMKRVEAIIRSMTPEERRDPRIINGSRKRRIARGSGTTVSEVNQLLNQFRQMQQLIKQMSTGRGPAALLGRFRL comes from the coding sequence ATGTTCGACAATCTGACCACCAGACTACAAGATATTTTCAAGAAACTCTCCGGAAAAGGACGTCTTTCCGAAGCGGACGTAGATGCCGCGTTGCGTGAGGTGCGTCTGGCGCTGCTCGAAGCAGACGTCAATTTCCGAGTGGTGAAAGATTTCATCGCTCGTGTGCGCGAGCGGGCTGTCGGTGCAGAGGTGATGAAGAGCCTCTCTCCCGCTCAGATGGTGATCAAGATCGTCCACGAGGAGCTCATTGCCACTTTAGGCGAGCCGCGAAAACTGGATCTGTCCGGTCCGCCGCCTCATGTGGTTATGCTTGCTGGCTTGCAAGGATCGGGCAAGACTACTACCGCTGCCAAGTTGGCACTCAAGTTGCGGCAGTCAGGGCAGCGTCTCTTGCTAGTGGCAGCAGATACGCGGCGACCAGCGGCGATCACGCAACTGGAGATACTTGGTCGCCAGTTGGACATCACGGTACACAGCGAAGGCGATCAAGTGCCCCCACCACGTATCTGCGTCAATGCGGTTGCTCGAGCGCGCAAGGGTGCTTACAGTGTGGTCATCCTGGACACGGGCGGTCGGCTGCACATTGACGATGAGATGATGCGCGAACTGGAGGAAATCGTGCGACAGGTTTCTCCAGTCGAAGTCCTGCTGGTAGCAGATGCCATGACTGGCCAGGATGCCGTGCGTGTGGCAGAGGAATTCAACCGACGTGTGCGACTGACTGGCCTGATCTTGACCAAGGTGGATGGTGATGCTCGAGGCGGAGCTGCCCTTTCCATCCGCGCTGTCACTGGCGTGCCGATCATGTATTTGGGCGTGGGCGAGAAATTAGATGCACTTGAGCCCTTCCAGCCTGAACGATTGGCTTCGCGCATTTTGGGCATGGGCGATGTGCTGACTCTCATCGAACGCGCTGAAGCTGCTTTTGATCAGGAACAGGCGCTCAAGATGGAACAAAAGCTGCGCACGGCCACTTTCGATCTGGAAGATTTTCTGGAACAGATGCAACAGGTGAGGAAGATGGGGCCATTGCATCAACTTTTGGAAATGATCCCGGGGTTTTCGGGTATCAAGAGCCAATTGCCGGAAGAATTGACCGAAAAGCAGATGAAGCGCGTAGAAGCCATCATCCGCTCCATGACTCCGGAGGAGCGGCGTGACCCACGTATCATCAACGGAAGCCGCAAACGCCGTATCGCACGAGGCAGTGGCACCACTGTATCTGAAGTCAATCAATTGCTCAATCAGTTCCGTCAGATGCAGCAGTTGATAAAGCAGATGAGCACAGGACGTGGACCTGCTGCTCTGTTGGGGCGGTTCAGATTGTGA
- a CDS encoding HIT family protein, which yields MDNHVGHSSDFCVFCAIVNGQAPAVVVYEDEHTMAFMDINPATRGHVLVIPKKHARDLFDVGEEDALHVMRTVVRVARAIDKALQPDGVNLIQANRRAAFQSVYHFHMHVIPRWWDDGLVPIWRHQREDPEVLREVGAKIRQALNTD from the coding sequence ATGGATAACCATGTTGGGCATTCTTCCGATTTTTGTGTCTTCTGTGCCATCGTCAATGGCCAAGCGCCAGCGGTGGTGGTCTATGAAGACGAGCACACGATGGCTTTCATGGATATCAATCCGGCTACACGGGGTCATGTGCTGGTCATCCCCAAGAAGCACGCACGAGACCTCTTCGATGTGGGCGAGGAAGATGCATTGCACGTGATGCGCACCGTGGTGCGCGTGGCGCGGGCTATAGACAAGGCGCTGCAGCCCGATGGCGTGAACCTCATCCAAGCCAACCGTCGCGCGGCTTTTCAGAGTGTGTACCACTTTCACATGCACGTAATTCCCCGTTGGTGGGATGATGGACTGGTGCCGATATGGCGGCATCAACGCGAGGACCCAGAGGTGCTGCGTGAGGTAGGAGCGAAAATTAGGCAAGCGCTCAACACGGATTAA
- a CDS encoding UDP-glucose--hexose-1-phosphate uridylyltransferase: MIADAQTLSVVHRRYNPLTREWVLVSPHRMERPWLGLVETPPRETRPAYDPECYLCPGNMRAKGTQNPDYEGTFVFDNDFSALLPYSAGIGDAAKVHSSLLVSHPERGICRVICFSPRHDLTLAEMTVDQIRAVVDLWIEQYIELGALSFIRYVQIFENKGEMMGASNPHPHGQIWANESLPTEVIKENAAQEDYLHESGRCLLCDYLALEMIEGTRIVLENDGFVVLVPFWAIWPFETMLLSKRHVSSLSHLDGEERDALADILKRLTCRYDNLFQASFPYSMGFHQQPTDGQLHPAWHLHAHFYPPLLRSATVRKFMVGYEMLAQPQRDLTAEAAAERLRGLSDMHYKELDR, encoded by the coding sequence ATGATCGCAGATGCACAAACGCTATCTGTTGTTCACCGTCGTTACAACCCACTAACACGCGAGTGGGTTCTGGTATCTCCGCACCGCATGGAACGCCCCTGGCTCGGCCTGGTGGAGACCCCACCACGAGAGACGCGTCCCGCCTACGACCCAGAGTGCTACCTATGCCCAGGCAACATGCGTGCCAAAGGCACGCAAAACCCAGACTATGAAGGCACATTTGTCTTTGATAACGATTTCAGCGCTTTGCTGCCCTACTCCGCAGGCATCGGTGATGCAGCCAAAGTACACTCCTCGCTCCTGGTCAGCCACCCAGAACGCGGCATCTGCCGCGTGATTTGCTTCTCTCCCCGTCACGACCTGACTTTGGCTGAAATGACAGTGGATCAAATTCGCGCTGTGGTCGATCTCTGGATAGAACAGTACATCGAACTAGGGGCGCTTTCATTCATCCGCTATGTGCAGATTTTCGAGAACAAAGGGGAGATGATGGGTGCTTCCAATCCGCATCCACATGGGCAAATCTGGGCCAATGAGTCTCTACCTACGGAAGTGATTAAGGAGAACGCGGCGCAAGAGGACTATCTGCATGAGTCAGGGCGCTGCTTGCTGTGCGACTACCTGGCGCTAGAGATGATAGAAGGAACGCGCATTGTGCTGGAAAACGATGGTTTTGTCGTTCTAGTCCCCTTTTGGGCAATCTGGCCCTTTGAGACGATGCTGCTCAGCAAACGCCATGTCTCCTCTTTGTCCCACCTCGATGGAGAAGAACGCGATGCGCTAGCGGATATCCTCAAACGATTAACCTGTCGCTATGATAACTTGTTCCAGGCATCCTTTCCCTACTCAATGGGCTTTCATCAGCAGCCCACGGATGGCCAGCTCCATCCTGCGTGGCACTTGCACGCACATTTCTATCCGCCGTTGCTCCGTTCAGCTACTGTGCGCAAGTTCATGGTTGGCTACGAGATGCTAGCGCAGCCTCAACGTGACTTGACGGCTGAAGCTGCTGCAGAACGGTTAAGAGGGCTATCCGATATGCATTACAAAGAACTCGACCGCTAA
- the recN gene encoding DNA repair protein RecN yields the protein MSELNISNFAIIDHLHLTISSGFTVLTGETGAGKSIIIDAVSTLLGGRGDVELIRSGTEGARIEGVFILSPALRDELIPFLHEHGLDDDSDTLILTREINRNGRHVCRVNGRTVTLGIFAQIGERLVDIHGQGEHLSLLRVKEHLNFLDRYGGLQEQRAGLAEQVRMLRKVREELAALRRDERELARRADLLQYQIREIEDAKLRPGEEEELLAERKLLLNAERLSMLANTAFQKLGGGSEEQHTVVDMLESVLRDLTELEKLDAHIAPQRQFVEEISYQLDDLARTLRSYRDKIEFNPVRLQMIEERLDLIHNLKRKYGNSIAEVLHFAEGAAKELHAITHNEERIAELEEEEARLIVEVGAQASALSAARREAANRLEAAVERELDELNMKQARFVVDMHWKEAEDGVLVEGKRYACDLSGIDHVEFLISPNVGEPPKPLAKIASGGETSRLMLALKVVLTAADEVPTLIFDEIDQGIGGRAGGVVGRKLWGLTSKHQVLCVTHLPQLACYGDAHYKVDKVQSQGRTVTRVQELGEQERIEELAAMLGGPPGVARQRSAQEMYEETLTIKRVGAQQK from the coding sequence TTGTCCGAACTGAATATTTCCAACTTTGCCATCATTGATCATCTGCATCTGACGATTTCGTCGGGGTTTACTGTGCTCACAGGCGAGACGGGCGCGGGCAAATCCATCATTATTGATGCAGTGAGCACGTTGCTCGGAGGGCGCGGAGATGTAGAACTCATTCGTTCGGGAACAGAAGGCGCGCGCATAGAAGGGGTTTTTATTTTATCCCCTGCGCTTCGTGACGAGTTGATACCGTTTCTGCACGAACACGGACTGGATGATGACAGCGACACGCTCATTCTCACACGTGAGATTAATCGGAATGGCCGCCATGTCTGCCGGGTAAACGGGCGCACAGTGACCTTGGGCATCTTTGCCCAGATAGGCGAGCGCTTGGTTGATATCCACGGGCAAGGGGAGCACCTGTCTCTTCTGCGCGTCAAAGAGCATTTGAATTTCCTAGATCGGTACGGTGGCTTGCAAGAGCAGCGGGCTGGGTTAGCCGAGCAGGTGCGAATGTTGCGCAAGGTGCGTGAGGAACTGGCCGCTCTGCGCCGAGACGAGCGCGAATTAGCGCGCAGAGCTGATTTGCTGCAGTACCAAATACGCGAAATCGAGGACGCAAAACTCCGCCCCGGCGAAGAGGAAGAGCTTTTGGCAGAACGCAAGTTGCTGCTCAATGCGGAACGTCTTTCTATGCTGGCCAACACAGCTTTTCAAAAGCTTGGTGGTGGCAGTGAGGAACAACACACGGTAGTTGATATGCTGGAAAGCGTGCTGCGCGACCTGACCGAATTGGAGAAACTCGATGCGCATATCGCGCCGCAGCGCCAATTCGTGGAGGAGATATCTTACCAACTCGATGACCTCGCGCGCACGCTGCGCAGTTATCGGGATAAAATCGAATTCAACCCGGTGCGCTTGCAAATGATCGAAGAACGGCTGGATTTGATCCACAACTTGAAACGCAAGTACGGCAATTCCATCGCGGAAGTGTTGCATTTTGCTGAAGGGGCAGCGAAGGAATTACATGCGATTACCCATAACGAAGAGCGTATTGCCGAATTGGAAGAAGAGGAAGCCCGTCTGATCGTGGAAGTTGGAGCCCAAGCGTCCGCACTCTCAGCAGCCAGGCGCGAGGCTGCCAATCGGTTGGAGGCAGCTGTAGAGCGTGAGCTCGATGAGCTGAACATGAAGCAAGCTCGCTTCGTAGTGGACATGCATTGGAAAGAAGCAGAGGATGGGGTGCTGGTCGAGGGCAAACGCTATGCCTGCGATCTAAGTGGCATTGATCACGTGGAATTCCTAATTTCACCCAATGTCGGCGAGCCGCCAAAACCATTGGCCAAAATTGCTTCAGGGGGCGAGACTTCTCGGCTTATGTTGGCCCTGAAAGTGGTGCTTACTGCGGCTGATGAAGTGCCTACGCTTATCTTTGACGAAATTGACCAAGGTATCGGCGGCCGTGCGGGAGGCGTGGTAGGACGCAAACTGTGGGGCTTGACATCCAAGCACCAAGTATTATGTGTCACGCATCTGCCCCAGTTAGCCTGCTATGGTGATGCTCATTACAAGGTAGATAAGGTGCAGAGTCAAGGACGCACGGTGACACGTGTGCAGGAGCTTGGTGAGCAGGAACGTATTGAGGAACTCGCCGCTATGCTCGGTGGCCCGCCAGGTGTGGCACGCCAACGCAGCGCTCAAGAAATGTACGAAGAAACTCTGACCATCAAGAGGGTCGGTGCCCAGCAAAAATGA